A stretch of the Hydra vulgaris chromosome 09, alternate assembly HydraT2T_AEP genome encodes the following:
- the LOC100208554 gene encoding interaptin isoform X3, producing MLEEKEVLQADNIPSEEIKCDELSNHLFSDRDSGIAISIVEFSPRCQETHAKIIEAECKLEEQVNNSHKELRNAKKNLEELRLLRFEEKSFLQQEIGCLHDRFTEEERNANFLEQQLAIFREQKNDYDRKINNLKKEQSIASQVNMLQEQEIVRLEMKLKQEESERISVAKQLDQTRKFIIEKDQLRMKQHGELNSLKEKHNELEETVLIYKAENEVKSKRNRDLEFELHSLKRELLEITRSFEECKSENQCSNLLLKQQSISITRLKDEVTHAQQEISDLRELNESLKKRNEYQEKEHQKREACLQQDIDNLVINETKLVEKCEELERNFHENRRKNDEQNFEMKNLTEKLRILQSELNLREEQRAENEFLLNELNLVIKSQLAANLGRNSNEDVSADELEAYFETVTSKIRSLQTDISTLAEHLRQSENKSCNLHESVTKFKNDLLEQQEKNCLEIKQKELLEEQLQKASSTITNQERDIIQKSEEINRLQKNLIENQKKIDNFEKDLIDSKEKNRSKINFYEDEKRLLKVKIQELEGERYFFDSAKKKLEEKLKFQYENEITEKIRLSNDLKLQLDQMQKENSDKNNAYLNLKSELEKLIEDNKTLAQRLIHLESYSDRLSDMLEKHQHENEKLKESLQKERSQKLADKENEILNLLNKTKELNINLNKYTERNEKLQKTLSDTKEDCKVYDSKNKKLKTVNEQLERKIKVLSDSQMESEKKITTLTRENETLNKRFDEQSRNIEAMFEKVSAAECEKSVLRETLSHAEKRLRLKESLITDLTMKSDQTVENYQSLKSTFYRIEGDAKIYEELLSNLSNEKRILEKNIADSETEKKYFKDQIANLQRLLAQAEDDKEKTFNQLARFEREHERALEEERKRHQNTTSIKQLQMQVSVASLEEALNYEKRRREQLEEMYNRRDDQMNHLRSSFGHSLNTITKDTDNIKAILGKSLQKLDRQMQIPNGEISDSDNNTVCDQDLFSAIKKPSSNVIQGYNTQENKLKNNDYRSLENKYYRDIDDQTIAKRTQSLELTIGNLKNKIDLNPYGDSKTPVKKLSSSVGHDKKFSSNKRLTR from the exons ATGTTGGAAGAAAAAGAAGTTTTACAGGCGGATAATATTCCTAGTGAAGAAATAAAATGTGACGAGTTATCAAATCATCTATTTTCTGATCGCGATAGCGGAATCGCTATCTCTATCGTTGAGTTCTCTCCGAGGTGTCAAGAAACACATGCAAAG ATAATAGAAGCTGAATGCAAGTTAGAG gaaCAAGTAAACAATTCGCATAAAGAACTCCGAAATGCAAAGAAAAACCTTGAAGAGCTGAG ATTACTACGTTTCGAAGAAAAATCGTTCCTTCAACAAGAAATTGGATGCTTGCACGATAGGTTTACCGAAGAAGAAAGAAACGCAAATTTTCTTGAGCAACAGCTGGCTATATTTCGAGAACAGAAAAACGATTACGAccgaaaaataaataacttaaaaaaagagcAAAGTATCG CATCACAAGTTAACATGCTACAAGAACAAGAGATTGTTAGACTTGAAATGAAACTGAAGCAAGAAGAAAGCGAGAGGATAAGTGTTGCAAAACAACTTGACCAAACACGAAAGTTCATAATTGAAAAAGATCAATTGCGAATGAAACAACACGGAGAGCTTAACTCACTTAAAGAGAAACATAACGAGTTAGAAGAAACAGTGCTTATCTATAAAGCGgaaaatgaagtaaaatctAAACGTAATAGAGATCTTGAGTTTGAATTGCATTCTTTAAAACGCGAACTTCTAGAGATTACACGTAGTTTTGAAGAATGCAAATCTGAAAATCAATGTTCGAATCTTTTACTTAAGCAGCAAAGCATTTCGATTACTCGTTTAAAAGACGAAGTTACTCACGCACAACAGGAAATATCTGATCTTAGAGAATTAAACGAATCTTTgaaaaaaag GAATGAATACCAGGAAAAAGAGCACCAAAAACGCGAAGCTTGTCTTCAACAAGACATTGATAATTTGGTAATTAACGAGACAAAACTCGTTGAAAAATGCGAAGAATTAGAGCGTAATTTTCACGAAAATCGTCGAAAAAATGAcgaacaaaattttgaaatgaaaaaccTCACTGAAAAACTGAGAATACTACAATCAGAACTTAATTTGCGAGAAGAACAGAGAGCTGAAAATGAGTTTCTGTTAAATGAATTAAACTTAGTTATAAAAAGTCAACTAGCAGCAAATTTAG gGAGAAACTCTAATGAAGATGTTTCTGCAGATGAGCTTGAGGCATACTTCGAAACAGTAACATCAAAAATCAGATCTCTTCAAACTGATATTTCTACATTAGCTGAACATTTAAGACAGAgtgaaaataaaagttgtaatttacATGAGagtgttacaaaatttaaaaacgaccTCTTAGAACAACAGGAAAAAAATTGTCTTGAAATAAAGCAAAAGGAGTTACTTGAAGAGCAACTTCAAAAGGCATCTTCAACTATAACCAATCAA GAACGAGATATTATTCAAAAGAGCGAAGAAATAAACCGTTTGCAAaagaatttaattgaaaatcaaaaaaagattgataATTTCGAAAAAGATCTGATTGATTCCAAGGAAAAAAACAGgagcaaaattaatttttatgaggATGAAAAACGGTTATTGAAAGTGAAGATTCAAGAATTGGAAGGAGAGCgttatttttttgattctgcaaaaaaaaaattagaagaaaaattaaaattccaaTACGAAAATGAAATCACCGAGAAGATTAGATTGTCTAACGATTTAAAGTTACAATTAGATCAAATGCAAAAAGAAAACAGCGACAAAAACAATGcgtacttaaatttaaaatcggAATTAGAAAAGCTCATAGAAGACAACAAAACTCTTGCGCAAAGGCTAATACATTTAGAATCGTATTCTGATCGTCTTTCCGATATGCTAGAAAAACACCAACACGAAAACGAAAAACTTAAGGAGAGTTTACAGAAGGAACGCTCACAAAAGCTAGCTGACAAAGAAAACgaaatcttaaatttattaaataagacAAAAGAACTgaacataaacttaaataagtATACAGAACGAAATGAAAAACTCCAAAAAACTCTGAGCGATACAAAAGAAGATTGTAaagtttatgattcaaaaaataaaaaacttaaaacagttAATGAACAGCTCGaacgaaaaataaaagtgctaaGTGACTCACAAATGGAATCTGAAAAAAAGATAACAACTCTCACACGcgaaaatgaaactttaaataaacgttttgaTGAACAAAGCAGAAATATTGAAGCTATGTTTGAAAAGGTTTCTGCTGCTGAATGCGAGAAGTCTGTACTTCGAGAAACTCTTTCACATGCGGAGAAACGTCTTCGGTTAAAAGAAAGTTTGATAACAGATTTGACGATGAAGTCGGATCAAACGGTTGAAAACTATCAGAGtctaaaatcaactttttatcgAATAGAAGGTGATGCAAAAATATACGAAGAATTGCTTTCTAACTTAAGTAATGAAAAGCGaatactagaaaaaaatattgcagaCAGTGAAACAGAAAAGAAGTATTTTAAAGATCAAATAGCAAATCTTCAGCGACTTCTTGCACAAGCCGAAGATGATAAAGAAAAgac GTTCAACCAATTGGCTCGATTCGAACGCGAACACGAACGCGCATTAGAGGAAGAAAGAAAAAGACATCAAAATACCACGAGCATTAAACAATTACAAATGCAGGTTTCA gTGGCATCATTGGAGGAGGCTTTAAACTATGAAAAACGACGTCGTGAACAACTTGAAGAGATGTATAATCGACGCGATGACCAAATGAATCATTTGCGATCAAGTTTCGGTCATTCTTTAAACACAATAACAAAGGATACGGATAACATTAAAGCTATTTTAGGAAAATCTTTGCAAAAACTTGACCGTCAAATGCAAATACCTAATGGAGAAATATCTGACTCGGATAATAATACTGTGTGTGATCAAGATCTATTTTCAGCGATAAAAAAACCCAGTTCTAACGTAATCCAAGGCTATAATACacaagaaaacaaattaaagaacAATGATTATCGctcattagaaaataaatattatagagACATCGATGATCAAACAATAGCAAAACGAACACAATCACTAGAGTTAACaataggaaatttaaaaaataaaattgacttGAATCCATACGGAGATTCAAAAACgcctgtaaaaaaattatctagtAGTGTAGGACATGATAAGAAATTTAGTTCAAATAAACGATTAACACGTTGA
- the LOC100208554 gene encoding interaptin isoform X1: MLEEKEVLQADNIPSEEIKCDELSNHLFSDRDSGIAISIVEFSPRCQETHAKIIEAECKLEEQVNNSHKELRNAKKNLEELRLLRFEEKSFLQQEIGCLHDRFTEEERNANFLEQQLAIFREQKNDYDRKINNLKKEQSIASQVNMLQEQEIVRLEMKLKQEESERISVAKQLDQTRKFIIEKDQLRMKQHGELNSLKEKHNELEETVLIYKAENEVKSKRNRDLEFELHSLKRELLEITRSFEECKSENQCSNLLLKQQSISITRLKDEVTHAQQEISDLRELNESLKKRNEYQEKEHQKREACLQQDIDNLVINETKLVEKCEELERNFHENRRKNDEQNFEMKNLTEKLRILQSELNLREEQRAENEFLLNELNLVIKSQLAANLGRNSNEDVSADELEAYFETVTSKIRSLQTDISTLAEHLRQSENKSCNLHESVTKFKNDLLEQQEKNCLEIKQKELLEEQLQKASSTITNQERDIIQKSEEINRLQKNLIENQKKIDNFEKDLIDSKEKNRSKINFYEDEKRLLKVKIQELEGERYFFDSAKKKLEEKLKFQYENEITEKIRLSNDLKLQLDQMQKENSDKNNAYLNLKSELEKLIEDNKTLAQRLIHLESYSDRLSDMLEKHQHENEKLKESLQKERSQKLADKENEILNLLNKTKELNINLNKYTERNEKLQKTLSDTKEDCKVYDSKNKKLKTVNEQLERKIKVLSDSQMESEKKITTLTRENETLNKRFDEQSRNIEAMFEKVSAAECEKSVLRETLSHAEKRLRLKESLITDLTMKSDQTVENYQSLKSTFYRIEGDAKIYEELLSNLSNEKRILEKNIADSETEKKYFKDQIANLQRLLAQAEDDKEKTFNQLARFEREHERALEEERKRHQNTTSIKQLQMQVASLEEALNYEKRRREQLEEMYNRRDDQMNHLRSSFGHSLNTITKDTDNIKAILGKSLQKLDRQMQIPNGEISDSDNNTVCDQDLFSAIKKPSSNVIQGYNTQENKLKNNDYRSLENKYYRDIDDQTIAKRTQSLELTIGNLKNKIDLNPYGDSKTPVKKLSSSVGHDKKFSSNKRLTR, translated from the exons ATGTTGGAAGAAAAAGAAGTTTTACAGGCGGATAATATTCCTAGTGAAGAAATAAAATGTGACGAGTTATCAAATCATCTATTTTCTGATCGCGATAGCGGAATCGCTATCTCTATCGTTGAGTTCTCTCCGAGGTGTCAAGAAACACATGCAAAG ATAATAGAAGCTGAATGCAAGTTAGAG gaaCAAGTAAACAATTCGCATAAAGAACTCCGAAATGCAAAGAAAAACCTTGAAGAGCTGAG ATTACTACGTTTCGAAGAAAAATCGTTCCTTCAACAAGAAATTGGATGCTTGCACGATAGGTTTACCGAAGAAGAAAGAAACGCAAATTTTCTTGAGCAACAGCTGGCTATATTTCGAGAACAGAAAAACGATTACGAccgaaaaataaataacttaaaaaaagagcAAAGTATCG CATCACAAGTTAACATGCTACAAGAACAAGAGATTGTTAGACTTGAAATGAAACTGAAGCAAGAAGAAAGCGAGAGGATAAGTGTTGCAAAACAACTTGACCAAACACGAAAGTTCATAATTGAAAAAGATCAATTGCGAATGAAACAACACGGAGAGCTTAACTCACTTAAAGAGAAACATAACGAGTTAGAAGAAACAGTGCTTATCTATAAAGCGgaaaatgaagtaaaatctAAACGTAATAGAGATCTTGAGTTTGAATTGCATTCTTTAAAACGCGAACTTCTAGAGATTACACGTAGTTTTGAAGAATGCAAATCTGAAAATCAATGTTCGAATCTTTTACTTAAGCAGCAAAGCATTTCGATTACTCGTTTAAAAGACGAAGTTACTCACGCACAACAGGAAATATCTGATCTTAGAGAATTAAACGAATCTTTgaaaaaaag GAATGAATACCAGGAAAAAGAGCACCAAAAACGCGAAGCTTGTCTTCAACAAGACATTGATAATTTGGTAATTAACGAGACAAAACTCGTTGAAAAATGCGAAGAATTAGAGCGTAATTTTCACGAAAATCGTCGAAAAAATGAcgaacaaaattttgaaatgaaaaaccTCACTGAAAAACTGAGAATACTACAATCAGAACTTAATTTGCGAGAAGAACAGAGAGCTGAAAATGAGTTTCTGTTAAATGAATTAAACTTAGTTATAAAAAGTCAACTAGCAGCAAATTTAG gGAGAAACTCTAATGAAGATGTTTCTGCAGATGAGCTTGAGGCATACTTCGAAACAGTAACATCAAAAATCAGATCTCTTCAAACTGATATTTCTACATTAGCTGAACATTTAAGACAGAgtgaaaataaaagttgtaatttacATGAGagtgttacaaaatttaaaaacgaccTCTTAGAACAACAGGAAAAAAATTGTCTTGAAATAAAGCAAAAGGAGTTACTTGAAGAGCAACTTCAAAAGGCATCTTCAACTATAACCAATCAA GAACGAGATATTATTCAAAAGAGCGAAGAAATAAACCGTTTGCAAaagaatttaattgaaaatcaaaaaaagattgataATTTCGAAAAAGATCTGATTGATTCCAAGGAAAAAAACAGgagcaaaattaatttttatgaggATGAAAAACGGTTATTGAAAGTGAAGATTCAAGAATTGGAAGGAGAGCgttatttttttgattctgcaaaaaaaaaattagaagaaaaattaaaattccaaTACGAAAATGAAATCACCGAGAAGATTAGATTGTCTAACGATTTAAAGTTACAATTAGATCAAATGCAAAAAGAAAACAGCGACAAAAACAATGcgtacttaaatttaaaatcggAATTAGAAAAGCTCATAGAAGACAACAAAACTCTTGCGCAAAGGCTAATACATTTAGAATCGTATTCTGATCGTCTTTCCGATATGCTAGAAAAACACCAACACGAAAACGAAAAACTTAAGGAGAGTTTACAGAAGGAACGCTCACAAAAGCTAGCTGACAAAGAAAACgaaatcttaaatttattaaataagacAAAAGAACTgaacataaacttaaataagtATACAGAACGAAATGAAAAACTCCAAAAAACTCTGAGCGATACAAAAGAAGATTGTAaagtttatgattcaaaaaataaaaaacttaaaacagttAATGAACAGCTCGaacgaaaaataaaagtgctaaGTGACTCACAAATGGAATCTGAAAAAAAGATAACAACTCTCACACGcgaaaatgaaactttaaataaacgttttgaTGAACAAAGCAGAAATATTGAAGCTATGTTTGAAAAGGTTTCTGCTGCTGAATGCGAGAAGTCTGTACTTCGAGAAACTCTTTCACATGCGGAGAAACGTCTTCGGTTAAAAGAAAGTTTGATAACAGATTTGACGATGAAGTCGGATCAAACGGTTGAAAACTATCAGAGtctaaaatcaactttttatcgAATAGAAGGTGATGCAAAAATATACGAAGAATTGCTTTCTAACTTAAGTAATGAAAAGCGaatactagaaaaaaatattgcagaCAGTGAAACAGAAAAGAAGTATTTTAAAGATCAAATAGCAAATCTTCAGCGACTTCTTGCACAAGCCGAAGATGATAAAGAAAAgac GTTCAACCAATTGGCTCGATTCGAACGCGAACACGAACGCGCATTAGAGGAAGAAAGAAAAAGACATCAAAATACCACGAGCATTAAACAATTACAAATGCAG gTGGCATCATTGGAGGAGGCTTTAAACTATGAAAAACGACGTCGTGAACAACTTGAAGAGATGTATAATCGACGCGATGACCAAATGAATCATTTGCGATCAAGTTTCGGTCATTCTTTAAACACAATAACAAAGGATACGGATAACATTAAAGCTATTTTAGGAAAATCTTTGCAAAAACTTGACCGTCAAATGCAAATACCTAATGGAGAAATATCTGACTCGGATAATAATACTGTGTGTGATCAAGATCTATTTTCAGCGATAAAAAAACCCAGTTCTAACGTAATCCAAGGCTATAATACacaagaaaacaaattaaagaacAATGATTATCGctcattagaaaataaatattatagagACATCGATGATCAAACAATAGCAAAACGAACACAATCACTAGAGTTAACaataggaaatttaaaaaataaaattgacttGAATCCATACGGAGATTCAAAAACgcctgtaaaaaaattatctagtAGTGTAGGACATGATAAGAAATTTAGTTCAAATAAACGATTAACACGTTGA
- the LOC100208554 gene encoding interaptin isoform X2: protein MLEEKEVLQADNIPSEEIKCDELSNHLFSDRDSGIAISIVEFSPRCQETHAKEQVNNSHKELRNAKKNLEELRLLRFEEKSFLQQEIGCLHDRFTEEERNANFLEQQLAIFREQKNDYDRKINNLKKEQSIASQVNMLQEQEIVRLEMKLKQEESERISVAKQLDQTRKFIIEKDQLRMKQHGELNSLKEKHNELEETVLIYKAENEVKSKRNRDLEFELHSLKRELLEITRSFEECKSENQCSNLLLKQQSISITRLKDEVTHAQQEISDLRELNESLKKRNEYQEKEHQKREACLQQDIDNLVINETKLVEKCEELERNFHENRRKNDEQNFEMKNLTEKLRILQSELNLREEQRAENEFLLNELNLVIKSQLAANLGRNSNEDVSADELEAYFETVTSKIRSLQTDISTLAEHLRQSENKSCNLHESVTKFKNDLLEQQEKNCLEIKQKELLEEQLQKASSTITNQERDIIQKSEEINRLQKNLIENQKKIDNFEKDLIDSKEKNRSKINFYEDEKRLLKVKIQELEGERYFFDSAKKKLEEKLKFQYENEITEKIRLSNDLKLQLDQMQKENSDKNNAYLNLKSELEKLIEDNKTLAQRLIHLESYSDRLSDMLEKHQHENEKLKESLQKERSQKLADKENEILNLLNKTKELNINLNKYTERNEKLQKTLSDTKEDCKVYDSKNKKLKTVNEQLERKIKVLSDSQMESEKKITTLTRENETLNKRFDEQSRNIEAMFEKVSAAECEKSVLRETLSHAEKRLRLKESLITDLTMKSDQTVENYQSLKSTFYRIEGDAKIYEELLSNLSNEKRILEKNIADSETEKKYFKDQIANLQRLLAQAEDDKEKTFNQLARFEREHERALEEERKRHQNTTSIKQLQMQVASLEEALNYEKRRREQLEEMYNRRDDQMNHLRSSFGHSLNTITKDTDNIKAILGKSLQKLDRQMQIPNGEISDSDNNTVCDQDLFSAIKKPSSNVIQGYNTQENKLKNNDYRSLENKYYRDIDDQTIAKRTQSLELTIGNLKNKIDLNPYGDSKTPVKKLSSSVGHDKKFSSNKRLTR from the exons ATGTTGGAAGAAAAAGAAGTTTTACAGGCGGATAATATTCCTAGTGAAGAAATAAAATGTGACGAGTTATCAAATCATCTATTTTCTGATCGCGATAGCGGAATCGCTATCTCTATCGTTGAGTTCTCTCCGAGGTGTCAAGAAACACATGCAAAG gaaCAAGTAAACAATTCGCATAAAGAACTCCGAAATGCAAAGAAAAACCTTGAAGAGCTGAG ATTACTACGTTTCGAAGAAAAATCGTTCCTTCAACAAGAAATTGGATGCTTGCACGATAGGTTTACCGAAGAAGAAAGAAACGCAAATTTTCTTGAGCAACAGCTGGCTATATTTCGAGAACAGAAAAACGATTACGAccgaaaaataaataacttaaaaaaagagcAAAGTATCG CATCACAAGTTAACATGCTACAAGAACAAGAGATTGTTAGACTTGAAATGAAACTGAAGCAAGAAGAAAGCGAGAGGATAAGTGTTGCAAAACAACTTGACCAAACACGAAAGTTCATAATTGAAAAAGATCAATTGCGAATGAAACAACACGGAGAGCTTAACTCACTTAAAGAGAAACATAACGAGTTAGAAGAAACAGTGCTTATCTATAAAGCGgaaaatgaagtaaaatctAAACGTAATAGAGATCTTGAGTTTGAATTGCATTCTTTAAAACGCGAACTTCTAGAGATTACACGTAGTTTTGAAGAATGCAAATCTGAAAATCAATGTTCGAATCTTTTACTTAAGCAGCAAAGCATTTCGATTACTCGTTTAAAAGACGAAGTTACTCACGCACAACAGGAAATATCTGATCTTAGAGAATTAAACGAATCTTTgaaaaaaag GAATGAATACCAGGAAAAAGAGCACCAAAAACGCGAAGCTTGTCTTCAACAAGACATTGATAATTTGGTAATTAACGAGACAAAACTCGTTGAAAAATGCGAAGAATTAGAGCGTAATTTTCACGAAAATCGTCGAAAAAATGAcgaacaaaattttgaaatgaaaaaccTCACTGAAAAACTGAGAATACTACAATCAGAACTTAATTTGCGAGAAGAACAGAGAGCTGAAAATGAGTTTCTGTTAAATGAATTAAACTTAGTTATAAAAAGTCAACTAGCAGCAAATTTAG gGAGAAACTCTAATGAAGATGTTTCTGCAGATGAGCTTGAGGCATACTTCGAAACAGTAACATCAAAAATCAGATCTCTTCAAACTGATATTTCTACATTAGCTGAACATTTAAGACAGAgtgaaaataaaagttgtaatttacATGAGagtgttacaaaatttaaaaacgaccTCTTAGAACAACAGGAAAAAAATTGTCTTGAAATAAAGCAAAAGGAGTTACTTGAAGAGCAACTTCAAAAGGCATCTTCAACTATAACCAATCAA GAACGAGATATTATTCAAAAGAGCGAAGAAATAAACCGTTTGCAAaagaatttaattgaaaatcaaaaaaagattgataATTTCGAAAAAGATCTGATTGATTCCAAGGAAAAAAACAGgagcaaaattaatttttatgaggATGAAAAACGGTTATTGAAAGTGAAGATTCAAGAATTGGAAGGAGAGCgttatttttttgattctgcaaaaaaaaaattagaagaaaaattaaaattccaaTACGAAAATGAAATCACCGAGAAGATTAGATTGTCTAACGATTTAAAGTTACAATTAGATCAAATGCAAAAAGAAAACAGCGACAAAAACAATGcgtacttaaatttaaaatcggAATTAGAAAAGCTCATAGAAGACAACAAAACTCTTGCGCAAAGGCTAATACATTTAGAATCGTATTCTGATCGTCTTTCCGATATGCTAGAAAAACACCAACACGAAAACGAAAAACTTAAGGAGAGTTTACAGAAGGAACGCTCACAAAAGCTAGCTGACAAAGAAAACgaaatcttaaatttattaaataagacAAAAGAACTgaacataaacttaaataagtATACAGAACGAAATGAAAAACTCCAAAAAACTCTGAGCGATACAAAAGAAGATTGTAaagtttatgattcaaaaaataaaaaacttaaaacagttAATGAACAGCTCGaacgaaaaataaaagtgctaaGTGACTCACAAATGGAATCTGAAAAAAAGATAACAACTCTCACACGcgaaaatgaaactttaaataaacgttttgaTGAACAAAGCAGAAATATTGAAGCTATGTTTGAAAAGGTTTCTGCTGCTGAATGCGAGAAGTCTGTACTTCGAGAAACTCTTTCACATGCGGAGAAACGTCTTCGGTTAAAAGAAAGTTTGATAACAGATTTGACGATGAAGTCGGATCAAACGGTTGAAAACTATCAGAGtctaaaatcaactttttatcgAATAGAAGGTGATGCAAAAATATACGAAGAATTGCTTTCTAACTTAAGTAATGAAAAGCGaatactagaaaaaaatattgcagaCAGTGAAACAGAAAAGAAGTATTTTAAAGATCAAATAGCAAATCTTCAGCGACTTCTTGCACAAGCCGAAGATGATAAAGAAAAgac GTTCAACCAATTGGCTCGATTCGAACGCGAACACGAACGCGCATTAGAGGAAGAAAGAAAAAGACATCAAAATACCACGAGCATTAAACAATTACAAATGCAG gTGGCATCATTGGAGGAGGCTTTAAACTATGAAAAACGACGTCGTGAACAACTTGAAGAGATGTATAATCGACGCGATGACCAAATGAATCATTTGCGATCAAGTTTCGGTCATTCTTTAAACACAATAACAAAGGATACGGATAACATTAAAGCTATTTTAGGAAAATCTTTGCAAAAACTTGACCGTCAAATGCAAATACCTAATGGAGAAATATCTGACTCGGATAATAATACTGTGTGTGATCAAGATCTATTTTCAGCGATAAAAAAACCCAGTTCTAACGTAATCCAAGGCTATAATACacaagaaaacaaattaaagaacAATGATTATCGctcattagaaaataaatattatagagACATCGATGATCAAACAATAGCAAAACGAACACAATCACTAGAGTTAACaataggaaatttaaaaaataaaattgacttGAATCCATACGGAGATTCAAAAACgcctgtaaaaaaattatctagtAGTGTAGGACATGATAAGAAATTTAGTTCAAATAAACGATTAACACGTTGA